CGACCTGCGATTCCTTGATGGCAAAGACCGCCGGAATCCCTTCGATCTGGAAATAACTGGCGAGTTCCGGGTTTTCATCCGTGTTCACCTTGGCGATGACCACCGTTCCCTGTCTCTCGCCGGCGATTTTTTCGAGGAGCGGTCCCAGCCGTCGGCAAGGTTCACACCAAGGAGCCCAAAAGTCGATCAGTACCAGCGTATCTTTGGAACGTTCGATGACATCGGCCTGGAAGTTCGACTCCTCGACGTCAATCACATAGTTCAGCGATTCAGCGTTTTGCATATTGGATTCCGGTCCTTTTCAATTCACTACATTCCTTAAGGGTAGTCCCAACAGGGCATTTCGGCACGCCTGACTTCCCTTTACTCGCATATCCGTAAGGCCTTCCTCGGAATAAAAAGCCGAATGGGGATTCAGAATGACCCGATCGTGGCAAGGATTTTGGGGATCGCGCCAGGCCAGCACGAGTGGATTCTCTGGTTCGGGAGGTTCATCGGCCAGAACATCGATTCCAGCCCCCGCGAGCCGTCCACTGGCAATCGCTTGCGGGATAATTGTGGTATCGACGATGGCTCCCCGGGCGGTGTTGACTAAAAAGGATCCTTTCGGCAACAGTTCAATAGTCTGTGCGTTGATCAGATGCCGGGTTTCTGGAGTGAGAGGACAGTGAACGGAAACGGCGTAGGACTGTTGCAGTAACTCTTCGAGAGAGTTTACCCGCTCGACTCCCAGGGCTTTTTCCACCCCGTCGGAGACATAGGGATCGTAAAAGACGACTCGCATGTTGAGCGCTTTGGCCCGCAGGACAAAGGCGGTGCCAATCCGACCGACGCCAATGACGCCACAGGTCTGGCCGCGCAGTCGACGAAGAGGAGCAACCTGAGAATAGGAATATTCTCCCTGGCTGCGGATCAGCCGCTGGTTCAAAAAGGAAATGCCGCGAGTCAGCGATAGAAGCATTCCCAGGGCGGTATCCGCGACTTCTTCGGAGCCGTAATCGGGAACGTTCGCGACCGGAATGCCCTGGGTTCGGGCGAATTTCCAATCCACATTGTCGATACCGACGCCGCAGCGAACGATCAATTTGCAGTTCTTGAGGCGTTCAATGGTCTTCGAGGTGAGGGCCAGATTGTGGTACATCATAATCGCATCGGCCTCATCGATGCGGCCCCAGAGTTCGGCTTCCGCGAACCCGTTGAGCGACTCAACCGTCGCTAAATCGCCGAGAATTTTCTTCTCGGGTTGTAAAGAATCGTGAATAAAGTCGGAGATCACAACTTTCATGAGAATACCGGCCTGCCCAGCGAAAAAGTAAGGATATGCGCTAGGATAAGCGTTCGGGCGGCTATTTCAACGGGAGTAATCGGAAGCCCTATCCCCAACCCCCCTGCCCCCATACCCTTATTGGATAAGCCCTCGTAGCTCAGGGGATAGAGCGGCTGTTTCCTAAACAGTAGGTCACAAGTTCGAATCTTGTCGGGGGCATTGGCGTGAATGAGGATTGGGCGAAAGCTCGGTTCTTTTTTTATGATGAATGGATCTCGAGGTCGACAAACCAACTCTACCCGGGCTATGTGACCGGAGCAGGCTGGAACACTGAGCATCAGCGGCCGCTATCGACGATACGACGGCGGTTTTAGCTTGAGGCGATGAGGGTTCTGCATAACCCACCTCACGGCCAACTCTGCCATACGGTCGGTGTCGCCGGACTTGCGTTTCACCTCAGTAACGATGACCACGGCTTCGGCAATATCTGGTGGTGAAAGTGGCTTGCCACTTTGCATGTGCTCAAGGAATGCGTCGGCCATGCTTTTGTATTCCGCGTCCCAATTAGCCCCGCCATTACGTTTCATTTCGTCGGAGATACGTCCGGAAATGCGAATCACCTCTCCTTGCACGGTTGCTGCGGAGCCTTGCGAAGGGACCAGCAGGTTCCACAGCTCATCATGTTGTGTTTGCCACGTCTTCGCTCGCACAACTATGGGCGAATTGCCGTCGTGAACCTGGCGGCGAGGCACAGGCGTTACCTCGAAGATTTTGTACAGTTCGCCCAGCGCATTGCTCACAGCATCCACATGCTCGGGAGCGAAACCGCTACGGTGAAACTCGAAGCGCTTGCCGATTTCTTCGACGAATCCCGGCATGCGATGAGTTTTCTCCGCTCCAGCCTCTAGACAGACTTTCGCGAGCGTCACCATGTTTTCGATGTCAATATTGTTGCAGCTACGCAAGGCCAATTCGAGCGGCGTCAGCTTGTCACGATTAAGTTCATTAACACGGGCACCGTGCTGAAGCAACAACAGGGCATGACCCACGTTGTGTGAATCGGCTGCTGCATGGAGCGGCGTGCCAACCGAACTGGTGGCCTTGTTAACGTCGGCGCCTAATTCCAGCAGTACGTTGAGGCGACTCCGCCGGCTTCTCGCGCGATGATGAAGCGGTGTATTGCTCCAGCTATCAGTTGCGGATAAGTCCGCTCCTTGAGCTACCGGCCACCGTGCTAGGTCATCGGGGCACTTGTCGAAGGCAAGCGCCGTCTGTTTGCTGTATCCACCACGAGCGTCGATTTCACAGATGTCGAATACGGCTTTGAGCTCGGCTACAGTCCCCTTTTCCAGCAAAACTTCAAATTCCTTTGGAAGTGTTTTTCTTTTCGCCTTTGCCATGCGCTAGGTCACTACTTTGAATGAAGCTGCGTAATGCAACCGGCGCCGGTAACATTTTGGAGCGTCGATCAGTATAAAGCAGGGTGATAGGCAAGACGCCGGCACGTTGCCTAAGTTGTACAAGCACGGGACAAGAAAAATCAGGTTTCACGAACTTCCGGTGCTCTTCTTGCCTTCTTCGGGCCGACACGCCGCTTGCAGTTGGGCCTAGCCATGGAAGTAGCTAAAATCAAATGACAAATTACCGGTCAGCCATGTAAGTCGAATCGAACTCAAAAAAGCGTAGTCGTCACTTTTTAGCATCTTTCTTTTCTGCAGCTTCGGGCAAATTTCGATATTTCTCAAACCATTTCAATGTGTGAGCCACCTTGGCGATCATTTGGCTCGGCCTGGCGCCAATGTTATGGGATGCACCGGGAATACGCACCAGGGCCGTATCGATCTTGCGAAGCCTCAAGGCCTGATAAAACTGCTCCGACTCGGACATGGGAGTGCGGAAATCGACTTCGCCGGTCATCAGCATCGTCGGCGTTGTCACATTGCCCACGAGCGAGATCGGCGAACGTTTCAGATACTCCTCGGGTTTCTCCCATGGGTGCGTTCCGAACCAGTAGGGGCCGAAGAAAGAATACTCGTCGGCGGTTAACACAAAGCTATACCAGTTGATGACCGGTTTGCTGGCGACGGCGGCCTTAAAACGTTTCGACTTGCCGACTATCCAAGCCGTCAAAGCGCCGCCTCCGCTGCCGCCAGTCACAAACAAGTTATCTTTATCGACGTAGCCTTTCGCCAGGAGTGCATCGACACCGGACATCAAGTCGTCGTAATCGTTACCGGGATATTTGCCGTTGATTTGTTGAGCGAACTCCTCGCCGTAGCCGGTGCTGCCGCGCGGATTGGTGTAGAGAACAACGTAACCGGCGGCAGCATAAAGTTGTATTTCGGCACTGAAACGCTCGCCGTAGTTGGCATAAGGGCCGCCATGAATCTCCAGAATTAAGGGATACTTCTTCTTGGCATCGAAATGAGGCGGCTTGACAATCCAACCCTCGATCTCTCGATTATCGTGGCTGGACTTGTATTGAATGCGTTCCACCTGCCCGAGCGTTTTGTGGCCGAGTAAGTTTTCGTTCAAGCGGGTCACTATTCGCTTGGCAGTGGGCGTAAGCACTCCCAGCTGAGCCGGAAATGCAGGTCGAGTCGTCGTAAAAGCCAATGTGCCATTATCAGAAAGAGTAAAACTTCCTCCCGAGTAAGGGCGACCGAAATCCTCACCGCCGAGGTCGGCCGCGAGAGACTCTATCTTTCCATCGATCGAAACGAAGTCAATTCGGGTGGTGCCGTGATCTTCGTACAGGAAGTAGACGCCGCTACCGTCTTTACGCCAGAGAGGAGAATGTATATCTCGATCCAGCTTGCCGGCAAGAAGCTTGCTCCCGGTGCCATCACGATTCATGATGTAAAGATGATGAGATTGATAACCCTTATGCTCGTCATCGAATCCAATGTAGGCGATCTGCTTCCCGTCGGCGGAAATAGCTGGTTGCGAATCGGGTCCCTTTCGATCGGTCAGCGCCCGGATCTTTCTATCGGCGAGAGTTAATTCGTAAATTTCGCTATTGAGAGGATCGTAGTCGCCGTCGGGGTGTCGATTCGCCGAGCAGAGAAAAGCTTTACTATCAGGGGTCCAAACCGGTGCGACGTGGTCGTAGGGGCCGCTCGTGAGCTGTCGCGCGGCACCGCCTTCGGCGGATACGGAGAACAACTGCATATGTTCGTCTTTCAAATAACCTTCGCCATCCGCGCGGTAGAGGAGTTTTTGGATTACCTTGGGGGGAGCAGACCATTCTGCACCCTCGGGCTTTTCCGGCATTTCCGCAAATGCCTCAGATTTTTCCGGGACCGTCATGGCGAAGGCTATCCATTCTCCGTCCGGTGACCAAACGGCATTCGCAGGTGCGGAAGTAAGATTCGTAAGTTTGGCCGTCTGTCCACTATCCATCCAGCGGCAATGAATTTGCGGCGTGCCGCTTGAACTGGAAATGTAAAGCAACTTCTTGCCGTTAGCCGACCAGCGCGGCGAGAAATCGTTTTGCGTTCCAGATGTCAAAGGCCGAGGATCCGTACCGTCACTGTTGACGATCCATAAATTGGATCGGCGCTTATCCTTCATGATGTCCAAGAAATTGCGAACATAGACGACCTGTTTGCCATCCGGCGAAATTTGCGGGTCCGATGCATATTCGAGCCGAAACACATCCAGGGGGCGGAAGATTTCATCTCCAGGATTTTCGTCGCCTGCCTTTGACGGGGTTTGCAACAAAAAACATAGTATTCCAAGAATCCCGATGGCATACATTTTCATAACAACTCCGATGCCAGCTACTTGTGAAAAGTTTCGAGTGATTAACCCTCTTTACTTGTATGCGCATTATGGCGGATTACAGTCATGAACCGCTAAATCAAATTTTATTACAACAAATCTTTACTCGTCTCAAAGTCTTTTCCATTTCGGCGAGCGGCACGGACCGGATCCTCCCGTTTGTCCTAACTTGTAATCCGAGATTGCGTCCAAGGCCTCCTGGACGGAGGTCCCCATACAATCGACAATCTCATCTACTCTTTGTCGAGAACAGTCGTTCGCATCAAGTCGATAACTCCTTCAGTACCTCCTCTTTGACCTTACCTCGCCGGTGAGAATATTCGATGGGCTATCTCCCGCAAAATGAAACCACCCGGACCGAGCACAAAAAAGAGAAATACGAATACGGCCAACGCGATGTCCCAACGGCGTTTGCGCGGCTTATGTTGGTGGGTTGGATCGGGTTGGGCAATGACTTCCCTCCGCTCCGGAATCCGGCTTTCTGCTTCCCTCGGCTTATCAGTAACCGGTGTAATTACCGGAGTCGACTCGGTTTGTCCGGTCTGTAAAGCCGCCAGACCCTGACCGAGCAAATCCGCGACTTCCTGGGCCGTTCCGATCCGCTCTTCCGGATTTTTGGCATGTAACCGGGCGATCAGATCGCATAGCCATTGCGGAACTTCGGGAATGATCTCCCGGATGTCCCGCGGCGTATCCTCGGCCACCCGTTTTAACACCGCGAGTGCACTGCGGGCTCGAAACGGCGTCCGCCCGGAGCACATGGTGTAAAGCACGCTGCCTAGGCTGAACAGGTCCGCGCGATGATCGAGCTTGTCGCCATGCGCCTGCTCGGGAGCCATGTACATGGGTGTCCCGGCGATAATGCCGGACTGGGTCAGGCTGGCATCGTCGGCCGTTCTCGCCAGGCCGAAATCAGTGATTTTGATCGATAATTGGGCTCCCGATTCGATCAGGATATTCCCCGGTTTGATGTCGCGGTGAATCAGCCCCTGAGCATGGGCAGCCTCCAACCCTTCGGCAATTTGTTTCCCGAAGAGAAGCACTTCCTCGAGTTCCAACGGGCCTGTTCGGTCGAGCCGTTGCTGCAGAGTTTCTCCAGGGATGAACTCCATCACCAGATAGGGGATGGGATCTTCTTCCACCGCATACACTTGAACGATATGCTCGTGCCGCACCCGGGCCGAGGAGCGGGCTTCGCGTAAGAATCGCTTACGGGCGGGTGAAGCGACCGCCAGATGAGGGGCCATCACCTTGACCGCCACCACCCGTTGCAAGGTTTCGTCCAAGGCTCGAAAAACGATCCCGAAACCTCCGCGTCCCAAGACTTCCAGAACTTCGTAGTGTCCGATGCGGCCGAGCGATCCCGACCTCTCGGAAGGACGGAGGAAGGTCATCGTTTCCTTCAAATCGTCGGAGCCACTCTCCGGTCCGGTCAGGTCCTGCGTTAACAGATTAGCGGGACTGGCCGCGGGGACCGGCGAATTCTCCAGAAACCCTCCCGCTTTGTCGTGGGCCCGGAGGAGATTTTCGATCCGCTGGTGAAGCTCCGGATTTCCTGCACAAACTTCCTCGAGATAGTGAGTTCGGGACGCTGGATCGGCTTTTTCGAGGGCGGCGGCAAAGATGGTTTCATCGGTCATGGCTGGCTCCTAGGGAAGGTCCTGTTACCAACAATGCGAGAAGCCAATCGGAATTGGCTCAGGAATTTTCCAATTTTTCTTGGGTCCCGCCCATGGCCTCGAAGAGCCACGCCTTACTGTAATTCCAGTACCGTTTGGCGGTCGCCGGAGAGATGCCAAGGGAATCGGCCGCCTGTTCTATGGTCAATCCGGCGAAGTAGCGGAGTTTCACCAATTCCGCCTTTTGGGGATCGACTGCCCAAAACCGGTTCAGGGCTTCATCGAGCGCTAAAAGATCTTCGGGGACTTCCGGCATTTCGATGTCGATTTCCCCCACATCGCAACGCTTGAAATCGCCGCCATGTTTCTCCGCCCGCTTGCGGCGAGCGGCATCGACCAGGATGCGGCGCATCGCTTCCGCGGCCGCGGCAAAAAAATGAGCCCGGTTTTCCCAGCGACTCTCGTCCACCGGACCAATCAACCGAAGGTAAGCCTCGTGGACGAGAGCGGTGGCCGTGAGGGTGTTGCCGGGATTTTCCGAGAGCATCCGCGCCGTCGCGAGTTTACGCAATTCTTCGTAGACGAGGGGAAGCACTTCCGCCGCGGCCTGACGGTCGCCGGTTGACGCAGCTTCCAGAAGTACTGTGACATCGGTCATGCTTCCCTTTCTAGGAGTTTTCCCGAGCCGAAGGAGAGTTACGGCCTGAGCCGCGAAAACCGGGCGGAACGGTTTTCGAGTCGAGCCCTTCCTTTTGCAGTGGAAGGGATCTCGTTCAGGAACTGCTGGAAGCCTGCCTTCTCACGAAGTGGCCGCTCCCCGCAATTGCTTTCCCGGACTGAATCGATTAGACTAAGAGGACCTGCCGAGAAGTTTCCGTTTACTGGCTTTTGCGATTACGACTTCTGTCCCGCTGAATTGATCGACTTTCATTCGTTGTCTTTGCGAATCTCCCCCGGACGATCCGACCGTTTTTCCAGTTTCGGATCCTAAGAGAAGAATCATGCGATCCTCTCCCGCGCTTCTTCTGTTGCTTTTACTTGCTCCCGGTCTGGGGTGGCTTGCGGGGGATTTTTCGGCCTTACCTCTCCTCGCCCAGTCGAAAGAGACGGGAAAAGAATCGCCCGCTTCTGATTTTTGGTCCTTTCAGCCGATCCGCCGCCCGAAGATTCCCACCCCTCCCACGGAAGATAGAACTTGGGTTCGCACTCCCATCGATGCTTTTATTCTGGATACACTGCACGCGCACGGTTTACGCCCTTCCCCGGAAGCGAGCAAACGAGTGCTCGCGCGGCGCGTCTCTCTCGACCTGACGGGGCTTCCTCCGACTCCTAAAGAATTGGAAGATTATCTCCGCGATTCCTCCCCCGAGGCATATGAGAAACTCGTCGATCGCCTGCTCGCTTCGCCGCACTATGGCGAACGCTGGGCCAGGCACTGGCTCGATATCGCGCATTACGCCGATTCCCATGGCCAGGATCAGGATCGATTTCGCCCGAATGCCTGGCCCTACCGAGATTATCTCATTCGCTCCTTTAACGCCGACAAACCGTACGCGCGACTGACACAAGAACAGATCGCGGGCGATGTTCTCTTCCCGGATAACCCCGAAGCTCTGCTCGCTACGGGATTTCTGGCTGCCGGTCCCTGGGACGAGAGCGGCCTGCGCGACATCAACGAAAACTCGATCGATCGCCAAGTCGCCCGGTATCTGGATCGCGACGACATCGTCACTTCCACCATGACCACTTTTATGGGGCTGACGGTTCACTGTGCCCGCTGTCACGATCACAAATTTGATCCAATCTCTCAGGCGGAGTATTACGGTCTTCAGGCCGTATTTGCGGGAATCGACAAGGCGGAACGGCCTTATGATCCCGACCCGAAGGTGGCCGTGCAGCGCCGGGAGTTGAACGCGGAGTTGGAACGAATTCGAAGCTTAAAGGGCCGGACGGATAAAACTTTGTTGACGCCGGAAAGGCAAAAGGCCGTCGCGGCGTTCGAGCAGCAAAGAAAAGCCGCCACGTCCGCCTGGTTCGTACCGGTGCCGGAAACCTGGCAAGCGCAAAAAGGGTCGTCCTTGCGGGCCTTACTCGATCGTTCGATTCTGGCCGTGGGCCCAACTCCCGAAAAAGATACCTACACGATCACGCTTTCGACCGATCAGATCGGGATCACGGGCGTACGGCTCGAACTGTTATGCGACGACACGCTTCCTCACCTGGGACCGGGCCGGGCCAGTAATGGCAATCTCCATCTCTCGGAGATTCGAATCCGGGTCCATCCTCTCGGAAAACCCGACCAGGTCAAGCTCGTGCGGGTGAAAACGGCCCGGGCCGATTTCAATCAGGCCGATTGGGGCATCGAGAAAGCCATTGACCAGATTCCTTCCACGGCCTGGGGTATCCATCCGGAGGAAGGGAAACCGCACACCGGCGTCTTCGCCTTTGAAAAACCCGTCGGATTTGAGGGAGGAACAATATTTCAAATCGAGCTCGATCAAATCCATGGCGGCGGCCATTTGATCGGAAGATTCCGACTGGGGCTCACCACAAGTAAGAATTTGCTCGAGATCGCGGCTCCGCTTCCAGAACCGATTGCTGCCCTGCTGGCCTTGCCGGAGACCCAGAGAGCCGACCTGCAACGTTGTGAACTTTCGCGCTGGTTGTGGGAAAATCAGCTCTCCCGGGAATGGGACAGCCTTCCCCCGCAATCCCGAATCTATTGCGGTACCAACCAGTTCCCGAGTGAAGGCAGTTTTCGCCCAGCCACGACTCCGCGCCCGGTCCATATCCTCAAGCGCGGTGAGATCAGCCGACCGGGCGCCCTGGCGACCCCGGCGGCCCTGGAAGCTCTGGCCGAAGTGAAAACTGCCTTCGTTCTGAAGAATCCCCAGGACGAAGGACAACGGCGGGGCGCCCTGGCGAAATGGATCACCGATCGGGAGAATCCGCTGTTCTGGCGTGTCCTCGTCAACCGGATCTGGCATTACCATTTTGGCAAAGGGATCGTCGATACCCCCAACGATTTCGGGAAGATGGGCGGACCTCCTTCCCATCCCGAACTGCTCGATTGGCTGGCCACTGAGTTCCGCGACCAGGGCGGATCGCTGAAGAAGTTGCACAAAATGATCGTTCTGAGCAGCACCTATCGGCAAGCCGTCTCCTCCAATCCGGAAGCGGAGCAGAAAGACGCCGACAATCGACTGCTCTGGCGAATGAACCGCGGCCGGCTCGATGCCGAGTCGTTGCGCGATAGCGTGCTCCGGATCAGCGGCCGACTCGATGAAAAAATGTACGGGCCGCCGGTCAAACACTTTCTCACTCAGCCCGGAATCCATGTCACCCCGACGGCCGATTACGAGCAGTTTGACGTCGATTCTCCCGAGGCTTCCCGACGCAGCGTCTATCGCTTTCTATTCCGAACCCGCCCCGATCCCCTGTTGGAAGCGCTCGATTGCCCGGATGCCTCGCAGTCGGCGCCCGTCCGAAATACTTCCGTCAGCGCTACCCAGGCGCTCGTGCTCTGGAACGACAAATTCATTCTCAAACAGTCTGAGCATCTTGCGAAACTGGCGGAGCAATCGGCCTCCGATTCCGCCGGGAGATTGGAATTTATCGCGCAGCGCGTGCTCCTGAGAAATCCGACCACGGAGGAAGTGAAATTGTGGGGAGAGTATGCCCGGCATCACGGTTGGGCCAACCTCTGTCGGGTGCTGTTCAACTGCAGCGAATTTCTGTTCATCGATTAAGGGGAGGGAGCGATGGTGCCGCACCGACGGGAATTCCTGGCCACCGGCTTCGGCGGCATGGTGCTCTCCCACCTTCTGGCCGGGGAGCAGAGTGCAAAACCCAAAGCGGAGTTCAACGGCGGCCTGCACCACCCGGCCAAAGCGAAACGGGTTTTGCAGATTTTTCTCAATGGCGGCATGAGCCAGATGGACACTTTCGATTACAAGCCTGGCCTGGAGAAGAGACATGGCCAGCAAATCGATTTGGGGTTGAAGGCGACCGCGACGGGAACCCCCGGGCCACTGATGAAATCCCCCTTCCCCTGGAAACAGCATGGCCAATCCGGTCGCTGGGTCACAGACGTTTTTCCGTACCTCGCCGGTTGCGTGGACGATCTGGCCTTTCTGATGGCCATGGCTTCCAAATCGAATGTGCACGGCCCGGCCAGCTACCTGCAGACGACGGGATTTCTGCTACCCGGTTTTCCCTGTGCCGGAGCCTGGGTCAGTTACGCGCTGGGTCGGCTGACCGACAACCTGCCGACTTTTGTCGTGCTGCCCGACGCACGCGGGCTCCCCTACAACGGCATGGGAAATTTCTCGGCCGGTTTTCTTCCGGCCTCCCATCAGGCCACGGTGGTGAATCCGGCGGCTCCAATTCCGATTCCCGATCTGGCGCCACCGACCGCCAGTAAATTCGTCACCCCCGAAGCGAGCGCGGAGGGTTTGAAACTGTTGAAACGAGTCAACGAGTCGTATGCCCAGGATCGCGTCGGAGATTCCCGGTTGACTTCCCGTCTGGAAAGTTACGAACTGGCCGCACGTCTGCAATTGTCGGCTCCGGAGGCCTTCGATCTGTCGAAAGAAAGCTCATCCCTTCGCGAAAAATATGGGACGGCGCGAAACGGAGCCGAGGGAGCTTTCTCCCGGAACTGCTTGATCTCCCGGCGCCTCCTGGAACGGGGAGTCCGCTTCGTGCAACTCTGGAGCGGCGCGGGGGGACCCAGCAATAATTGGGACAACCATAGCAATATCCCCAAGGAACTGCCGCCGATCGCCCGTCAGGTCGATCAGCCGGTGGCCGCCCTGCTCGCCGACCTGAAATCTCGCGGTTTACTGGACGATACTCTGGTGATTTTTACGACTGAATTCGGGCGGATGCCGGTCACTCAAAACGGCGTCGGTAGAGATCACAACGGCGGCACTTTCGTCACCTGGTTGGCCGGGGCGGGGATCAAAAAAGGCGTCGCCTACGGCGCCAGCGACGAATTCTCCTACCTGGCGGAACGGGAGAAAACGACCTGCTACGATCTTTACGCGACCGTTCTGCATCTGTTAGGCATCGATCACGAGAAGTTGACGGTGCGGCACAACGGCATCGACCGGCGTCTGACCGATGTGCATGGAGAAGTGATCCGGCCGATCCTGGCGTAAGCGGAGAGGCTTTCCAGGGCGCTTTCGCAGGGTTCGCCTAACGGCCAGGGAATCCAAAACAAATCGACGACCGAGAGGCGAACCTTTATCATCCGACTGCTTGTTGTCCGTCTTTCTCCATAAACTGGACCAGAGAAACAGGGATGGCTCAAGCGGATATTCAGGAGGGATCGCATGTCGGTCATCTGCTTCTTCGTAGCGATTCTGATCATAGGTATCGTCTTTCTGGACACCTTCGAAGCGATGATCCTGCCACGTCGGGTCCGTCATCCGTATCGCCCCGCCCGGGTTTTTTACCGCTCCTCCTGGACCGTTTGGAGCCTGCTCGCGGATCGCATCGCGCAAAGCCGAACGCGGCAGGCCTTTTTGAGTATCTTCGGTCCCCTGTCGATGTTCGTTCTGATTATCGTCTGGGCGATTGGATTGATTTTCGGTTTTGCGCTGTTGCACTGGTCGCTGGGAACTCCGCTCGGGACACCGGCGAATACTAGTATCCGCCTGACGACCTATGTCTACTTCAGCGGGACGACTTTCTTCACGCTGGGCTACGGCGACGTGGTACCGATCGGGATGATTGGCCGAAGTTTGAGCATTATGGAATCGGGGATTGGATTTGGTTTTCTGGCGCTCGTGATCAGCTATCTGCCCGTCTTATATCAAGCATTCTCCCGCCGGGAAATTATTATTTCCCTCCTGGATGCCCGGGCCGGTTCGCCGCCGAGCGCTGGAGAGTTTCTACGCCGAGCATCCGAAGCACGCAGCCTGATGAATCTGGGCCCCCTCTTGATCGAGTGGGAGCGCTGGGCCGCGGAATTACTCGAAAGCCATCTATCCTTTCCGGTGCTGCGGTTTTATCGTTCGCAGCACGACAACCAGTCCTGGCTGGCCGCACTAACTATGATCCTGGATTCGACCGCCTTCCTGATTGCCAATTCGGAAGAGCCCGAGGGGTATCAGGCGCGCTTGACCTTTGCGATGGCCCGACACGCGGCCGTGGATCTCGTGCTGGTTTCGCAAACCACGCCTTCGCCCCTGGAGATCGATCGCTTACCGCCAAGTTCACTGAAGTTTTTGAGCGAC
The genomic region above belongs to Telmatocola sphagniphila and contains:
- a CDS encoding potassium channel family protein, which produces MSVICFFVAILIIGIVFLDTFEAMILPRRVRHPYRPARVFYRSSWTVWSLLADRIAQSRTRQAFLSIFGPLSMFVLIIVWAIGLIFGFALLHWSLGTPLGTPANTSIRLTTYVYFSGTTFFTLGYGDVVPIGMIGRSLSIMESGIGFGFLALVISYLPVLYQAFSRREIIISLLDARAGSPPSAGEFLRRASEARSLMNLGPLLIEWERWAAELLESHLSFPVLRFYRSQHDNQSWLAALTMILDSTAFLIANSEEPEGYQARLTFAMARHAAVDLVLVSQTTPSPLEIDRLPPSSLKFLSDNLKAMGYPVRKDADLDKALDELRSLYEPFVNTLSQYLKFPLPEFVLANQPVDNWQTSPGMPRSPGLSSLQDLERRHEHWE
- a CDS encoding DUF1549 and DUF1553 domain-containing protein, with the protein product MRSSPALLLLLLLAPGLGWLAGDFSALPLLAQSKETGKESPASDFWSFQPIRRPKIPTPPTEDRTWVRTPIDAFILDTLHAHGLRPSPEASKRVLARRVSLDLTGLPPTPKELEDYLRDSSPEAYEKLVDRLLASPHYGERWARHWLDIAHYADSHGQDQDRFRPNAWPYRDYLIRSFNADKPYARLTQEQIAGDVLFPDNPEALLATGFLAAGPWDESGLRDINENSIDRQVARYLDRDDIVTSTMTTFMGLTVHCARCHDHKFDPISQAEYYGLQAVFAGIDKAERPYDPDPKVAVQRRELNAELERIRSLKGRTDKTLLTPERQKAVAAFEQQRKAATSAWFVPVPETWQAQKGSSLRALLDRSILAVGPTPEKDTYTITLSTDQIGITGVRLELLCDDTLPHLGPGRASNGNLHLSEIRIRVHPLGKPDQVKLVRVKTARADFNQADWGIEKAIDQIPSTAWGIHPEEGKPHTGVFAFEKPVGFEGGTIFQIELDQIHGGGHLIGRFRLGLTTSKNLLEIAAPLPEPIAALLALPETQRADLQRCELSRWLWENQLSREWDSLPPQSRIYCGTNQFPSEGSFRPATTPRPVHILKRGEISRPGALATPAALEALAEVKTAFVLKNPQDEGQRRGALAKWITDRENPLFWRVLVNRIWHYHFGKGIVDTPNDFGKMGGPPSHPELLDWLATEFRDQGGSLKKLHKMIVLSSTYRQAVSSNPEAEQKDADNRLLWRMNRGRLDAESLRDSVLRISGRLDEKMYGPPVKHFLTQPGIHVTPTADYEQFDVDSPEASRRSVYRFLFRTRPDPLLEALDCPDASQSAPVRNTSVSATQALVLWNDKFILKQSEHLAKLAEQSASDSAGRLEFIAQRVLLRNPTTEEVKLWGEYARHHGWANLCRVLFNCSEFLFID
- a CDS encoding DUF1501 domain-containing protein, whose amino-acid sequence is MVPHRREFLATGFGGMVLSHLLAGEQSAKPKAEFNGGLHHPAKAKRVLQIFLNGGMSQMDTFDYKPGLEKRHGQQIDLGLKATATGTPGPLMKSPFPWKQHGQSGRWVTDVFPYLAGCVDDLAFLMAMASKSNVHGPASYLQTTGFLLPGFPCAGAWVSYALGRLTDNLPTFVVLPDARGLPYNGMGNFSAGFLPASHQATVVNPAAPIPIPDLAPPTASKFVTPEASAEGLKLLKRVNESYAQDRVGDSRLTSRLESYELAARLQLSAPEAFDLSKESSSLREKYGTARNGAEGAFSRNCLISRRLLERGVRFVQLWSGAGGPSNNWDNHSNIPKELPPIARQVDQPVAALLADLKSRGLLDDTLVIFTTEFGRMPVTQNGVGRDHNGGTFVTWLAGAGIKKGVAYGASDEFSYLAEREKTTCYDLYATVLHLLGIDHEKLTVRHNGIDRRLTDVHGEVIRPILA